The window aacatatatataatatatatatatatatatatatgacatattttatttaattattatagtgAAATGTCTTAATTGATAGGAAGGAAATAATGTATACATATCATATttcgaattttttaattataagaaaatttcgAAATACACACCAtatgataatatttattaatttaaagttgagaatgaaataattaatattgtcGTTTATGATTGTGTTTTCTACTCCTCTCCTCCCTTTTCGAGTTCTCTCTTTAGATTCTTCTTTCCCTTCAAGCTCTCTTATTGTCTCTATCCCTTCAAACTCTCTTATTTAATTCTTATTCTAGACAAGCTTATGTTTATACTGAATTTGTcgttttattttgatgagtAATTGCACAATTACATGAAAAATATGTTGGATaggtttaattatttatcaaaattcATGTGGTTAGACTTATATTATTTGAGAAACAATTCAGAATTGGACTTTATGAGTCAATAATGGATATAAgctaattataaaatatgcaTAAGATAAGCTATATGACCCCTTTTATTAGTacagttcttttttttttattataactCTTTTGGTGATTGTACTATTCATGGGCGATCTTTGCGTAGGAATTATGTTCTCCTACCAATTCAAAAtaacaatattttaaaatatatactaaATCAATGACAATATGCTATTAGATATATCTATACTACTACAAATGGGATAAGCCAAGTTTTTATCTAACATTCACTTTCCTTATTTACCCTTCCTGAAAttctttaaaatattattaccCATTGAATTAAAAGATGATATAGTAATTTCACTATCTCATAACAAATAACTAccccaccttttttttttctctattttccacatttctctcttctctctcctctctctcccctctttctttcatttctcTCCATGACCCATTTCCACTCCCAGGTTCTCTCGTTTCTTACCTAActtgttttttcctttttccttttttttttccttttaactCTTACTTATCAAATGTTACCTTTATTCATCATCAAATATTAATTGcagtataaaaaaatatattatttttaaatttcattccCACGCGGAGCGTGGGTCAACCCTCTGGTATGACTAATGGTGATGtggtgtgtgtgtatatatatatatatatatatatatatttggattgTTCAACATTAGAGAGCACCACTAATTAAAGAAGATGATGGAAAATAATTGCCTCTACCTATTCCTCCTCTCTTTCCTGATACctattgttgttgttgctgcTTTTCCCACCAGCAATACATCATCCCCTTATTGGTCGGAACACCCAAGCCATGTCAGTGAGTGCCATGCCTTGCTCCATTTCGGCAATTCATTTACCATCACATTGGATGCCTCTGCAGATTATTACTGCGGTTACCCGGCCAACACTTCATATCCGAAGACAGCCTCATGGAAGAATGGCACTGATTGCTGCTCATGGGATGGGGTCACATGCCACACATCTGAAAATTACGTGATTAGCCTCGACCTCAGTTGTAGTTGGCTCCATGGAACCCTTCATTCCAACAGCACCCTATTCTCGCTCTCGAATCTTCGGGGGCTCAATCTTGCTGTTAACGACTTCAGTGGCTCGCTAATTTCACCCAGGTTCAGTGTATTTGCAGCTATGACACATCTCAATCTCTCATGTTCGGGATTCTCGGGTCCCGTTCCTGAAGTGATCTCTCAGTACCTTTCCAACCTAATTTCACTTGATCTCTCTGTCAACTATGGCCTAACAATAGAAGACGATCATAGTTTCAGAAGGCTTGTTGGTAATCTCACTCATATGGGAGAACTCGTTCTTGACCTTGTCGATATGTCTAGAGTTTCTCCTCTTTCCTTGGCCAACCTCTCTTCCACTCTGACATCTTTGAGTCTTTCTAACTGCTTTCTGCGCGGGATATTCCCAAATAACATCTTCCATCTCCCATACCTCCGCAGTCTCTCCCTTTCTGTTAATATTAATCTGACGGGCACTCTCCCCCAGACAAATTGGACTGGTCCGCTCGTCTCCCTTGATTTGTCATATACAAAGTTCCACGGATTGATTCCTACTTCGGTTGGGAACTTGACATCCTTGAATTATTTGGACCTCTCTGTCACCGAATTTACTGGTCCCTTTCCGCAGTCTCTCGGAAAGCTTCACCACCTCACCGACTTGTTCATCAGTGGTTACAAACTCAGTGGCACCGTGGACTTTGAAATGTTTGCATCGCTCAAAAATCTCCGTCATCTATCCCTTGCACCATTCCCTGAGGAGAACAACCTCACTTTGTTGCTGCAGAACGATGGGAATTGTTCCTTCCCAAGGCTCAAATGGTTGGAATTGCCTGGTTATAACTTGACCAAACTCCCATATTTCTTGAATTCTTCAACTGAGCTAGAAGGATTAAACCTGTCCGGAAACAACATTGGAGGAGAGATTCATGAATGGTTTTGGAGAGTGTGGAGGGACACATTGACACTTTTGCATCTCTATTCCAACAATTTTACTGGAGAGATCCCATCTTCAATTTGCCAAGTGAGTTCACTGAGACTTATAGACCTTTCGAATAACAGACTCGATGGGACCATTCCGAGATGTTTGGGAAATTTAAGTAGCCTTGTCAGGTTGATTTTGGGCAACAACCTATTGCAAGGTCCAATGCCACAATCTCTAGCTAATTGTAGGAGCTTAAGTCATCTAAATGTTaggtacaatgaaatatatgataCTTTTCCACACTGGCTAAATGCTACCCTCTACAGCTTAACGTTTATAGATTTGCAGTCAAATAAGTTTCATGGGGTCATTAACGAAATTCCCCTCCCTCCTCAGCTTTCAAGCTTAATCCTCTCCGATAACAACTTTGAAGGTCCCCTTCCGATTCCACCACCTACTATTGAATACTTCATTGTTTCAGATAATAAGTTTGGTGGAAACATTCCTCATCAGATATGCAAGGCTTTTGGGCTAGAGGTCATCGACCTATCAAATAACAGCTTGACTGGCTCCATTCCTCGTTGTTTCATAGAGTTGAGTGCCTCTCTATCTGTATTGGATCTCCATGCAAATAATTTTGTTGGTCTGATACCAGAAATGTTCATCCAAAATACCGCCTTGACAACGATTCGCTTGTGTCAAAATCGACTCGGAGGCACCCTGCCACGATCTCTGGCATATTGCAAGAATTTGGAGGTTTTGGATCTCAGTAAAAATGAGTTGGAGGGCAGGTTCCCTTTTTGGTTGGAAACTCTTCCAAATCTGCAAGTGCTTGTACTGAGATCCAACAGGTTCCATGGTCCAGTGGATAGTTCTAGCAAAACTGATCATCCTTTCCAGAAACTGAGGATATTCGACCTCTCAAACAACAACTTTTCAGGTCCACTTCCGATTAAGTACATTGCCAACTTGATTGCCATGAGGAATGAAGAGAGAACTCAGAGAAGTGGTTTACAATATATGGGTGGGCAGAATCAATTTTATCGAGATTCCATTGTGGTGGTCATGAAGGGGCTGGAGATTGTGCTGGTGAAAATTCTTACGGTGTTTACAACCATCGACTTCTCTAGCAACTTCTTCGAGGGAGAGATTCCAGAAGCCATTGGACAGCTAGAGGCACTCAAGGGGCTAAACTTTTCTCACAACAATCTTACCGGCATCATCCCTTCTTCCATTGGAAGTTTGGATAATGTTGAGTGGTTGGACCTGTCTTCAAACCGGCTCACAGGGGAGATTCCGATAACATTGGCACATCTGTCGTTCCTTTCCCACTTGAATCTCTCAATGAATCAACTAGTAGGACCTATCCCTCAGAGCGCACAGATAGACACATTTAAGATTGATTCCTTTGATGGGAATCCTGGTTTGTGTGGCCATCCCTTGCCAAAAGCATGTGGGACTGACTCACAGCCGTCGCCGCCTTTAACTTCTCCTAAAGGTGAAGAGGCCGAATCCATTCATTGGATCGAAAAGAGAGCAGTTCTGATGGGCTTTGGATGTGGAGTTGTACTTGGGATTTCACTAGGATATCTCGTACTTGTAACCGGGAGACCCTGGTGGCTGGTAAAAATGGTTGAGAGGAAATATTGGGCTATAAAAACAAACAAGCTGAAGAAAGGAGCTGCTCCAGGAAATCCTGCAAGGTATTTTCATCACAAATTTTCTTCCTTCATGTTGAGTATCACAAGTTCTCCAGTAACATATACTGTCAATATTTTAAAAGCCTGCGGCTTGCGGATTTCTTTCGGAATTTCTTTAATACTTAATTTCTGTAGTGCTACTAGATTGATTCTTCTGAGAAAGTTGTTTTGAATCTACATTCAGGGGTAGGTGAGGCCAGTGAAATGGACTGCGTGACGTGACAGGCAGGACGCCTTCCGACGCTTGCCATCAATAAGAGTCCTCCTGATGATGCTAGAGCTTCAGATACCTTATTTTCCAAGAATTTCCAGTGTATCTGTCCTTCCTTGTTTGTGTTCACTTGGTATAATAGAAACTATGCTCTTTTAATGTTCTGTTTGCATGCATCCTCAGTGTTGTACTTTATTTGAATAATCAACTCTGTCCCTGAATTCCCAACTTTATTTTGTTAGACTGAGATCAGAAATAGGATTATAATCCTCTGTTGTATTCAATTCGCCAAATCGTGGATTCAGCGGCACTACAGTTCTCTTTTGTTCTAGATAGCTATTCGTGGGAGTTGATAGTTGATGTGCTACGATAAAGAGATTGAGACTATTCCTGTTTCTCGCTTGTATAGCAAGGAAGCGTACTGATAAGCAGAAACGAGACGCGATACTATACTTGCTCTTTCGTGCAAATGAAGCCTGCAGGCAGAGTGCCCGGGATCATTGTAGAAAGTGAAATCTAAACTCCGTGCTATATATATCACGGGATTTATGTGCAGCAGAAAGACAACTGCAACTCTGTGCTTAGAAATAATTATTGTAAACTTTCCAATAAAGGGAAGAgaatttacttaattaaaaaagaaataaaaattcattgcGAACTTTCCAActaaaaagaagagaaattaGAGAAACTATCAAGAGTAATTCTTCAAATTGTTTTGTATTAGgggaattttgaaaaatcctttttttccttttaaaaagtGCTCTTTCATGGTAAAAACATGCTTTGCACTCTTCTATTTTCTGTGAGAATTTTAcacaaaaagttaaaatttttactattATCTCACTTTTCACCGAACTTTTAGTATATCTTACAaaagttcatgatttttttgtttttgtctttgatATAGTCCGTTGTGAGTCGTTCGTCACGTTTCATGTCTATTCACTTAGATGGAGCCGATGCTCTCGACATACTTGTGCAGCTTCGTTAGCTTTCACGTAAGCAAACGGGCggaaaatgagagagagagaacgtTTCCTGTCTATTCACTTAGATGGAGCAGATGTGCTCGACATACTTGTGCAGCTTCGTTAGCTTTCACGTAAGCAAACGGGCGGgaaacgagagagagagagagagagagagagagagagagagagagagagagagagagagattttgcATAGAAAACTTGAGGATGCACATTTGGACAAGGTAAAAACTTCAGggttcaaaattcaaatagtTTCGAGACTAAACTTCAGGGATGAAAAATCGGAACATAGAAAACTTAAatgaaagaagaaggaagggaAAGAGAGCAATGCGTGAGCAATGCTGCCAGGGCAcgtaatcatcatcatcatcatcttcaacATCAT of the Punica granatum isolate Tunisia-2019 chromosome 6, ASM765513v2, whole genome shotgun sequence genome contains:
- the LOC116210316 gene encoding receptor-like protein 43, whose protein sequence is MMENNCLYLFLLSFLIPIVVVAAFPTSNTSSPYWSEHPSHVSECHALLHFGNSFTITLDASADYYCGYPANTSYPKTASWKNGTDCCSWDGVTCHTSENYVISLDLSCSWLHGTLHSNSTLFSLSNLRGLNLAVNDFSGSLISPRFSVFAAMTHLNLSCSGFSGPVPEVISQYLSNLISLDLSVNYGLTIEDDHSFRRLVGNLTHMGELVLDLVDMSRVSPLSLANLSSTLTSLSLSNCFLRGIFPNNIFHLPYLRSLSLSVNINLTGTLPQTNWTGPLVSLDLSYTKFHGLIPTSVGNLTSLNYLDLSVTEFTGPFPQSLGKLHHLTDLFISGYKLSGTVDFEMFASLKNLRHLSLAPFPEENNLTLLLQNDGNCSFPRLKWLELPGYNLTKLPYFLNSSTELEGLNLSGNNIGGEIHEWFWRVWRDTLTLLHLYSNNFTGEIPSSICQVSSLRLIDLSNNRLDGTIPRCLGNLSSLVRLILGNNLLQGPMPQSLANCRSLSHLNVRYNEIYDTFPHWLNATLYSLTFIDLQSNKFHGVINEIPLPPQLSSLILSDNNFEGPLPIPPPTIEYFIVSDNKFGGNIPHQICKAFGLEVIDLSNNSLTGSIPRCFIELSASLSVLDLHANNFVGLIPEMFIQNTALTTIRLCQNRLGGTLPRSLAYCKNLEVLDLSKNELEGRFPFWLETLPNLQVLVLRSNRFHGPVDSSSKTDHPFQKLRIFDLSNNNFSGPLPIKYIANLIAMRNEERTQRSGLQYMGGQNQFYRDSIVVVMKGLEIVLVKILTVFTTIDFSSNFFEGEIPEAIGQLEALKGLNFSHNNLTGIIPSSIGSLDNVEWLDLSSNRLTGEIPITLAHLSFLSHLNLSMNQLVGPIPQSAQIDTFKIDSFDGNPGLCGHPLPKACGTDSQPSPPLTSPKGEEAESIHWIEKRAVLMGFGCGVVLGISLGYLVLVTGRPWWLVKMVERKYWAIKTNKLKKGAAPGNPARGR